One stretch of Eupeodes corollae chromosome 2, idEupCoro1.1, whole genome shotgun sequence DNA includes these proteins:
- the LOC129945426 gene encoding peroxisomal membrane protein PEX16: MATYINTVKHLFESYKLWVAQNPQVVADFETTAKWVSYFIGSQISKSTVSSELIFTLSNLLILFNDKIIEQAHGAHRVVEKTAYRVKVILTTLEYCEVLLETSARKVYGEKVRWMVIVTIQAIKTIGRYLLLFKFNENIIRSPPIKQLDRKTIGQVKQSDLGLADDAHNGLVKLERSGRLIRKVEGAPPLHYRNWQSLENDEAPNKKPFILLKAEVLYIAKPMLHLMSSAVFGTKSWKSYSIALVLDIVSIRSYYDKRDLLTKEQKLELSRRTCNLLTFLVRSPFYEAVSKRKIEGLVDFCGRKIPFAKNICEPLKDYIPQMQDTYFYTWST, from the exons ATGGCAACATATATAAATACagtgaaacatttatttgaatccTATAAACTATGGGTTGCCCAGAATCCGCAAGTTGTTGCTGATTTCGAAACCACGGCTAAATGGGTGTCCTACTTTATTggat CACAAATATCAAAGTCTACAGTAAGTtcggaattaatttttactcTGTCCAATTTGCTTATTTTGTTCAATGACAAAATTATTGAACAAGCTCATGGGGCACACAGAGTTGTGGAAAAGACAGCATACCGGGTAAAGGTTATTCTAACCACTTTGGAGTACTGTGAGGTGCTTTTGGAAACATCGGCGAGAAAAGTGTATGGCGAAAAAGTTCGATGGATGGTCATTGTTACTATTCAAGCGATAAA aacaATTGGAAGATACTTgttgctttttaaatttaacgaaaaCATTATTCGTTCACCACCAATTAAGCAATTAGATCGGAAAACTATTGGCCAAGTTAAACAGTCTGATCTAGGATTGGCCGATGACGCTCACAACGGACTAGTTAAACTAGAACGCTCTGGACGGTTGATTAGGAAAGTTGAAGGTGCTCCACCATTGCACTACAGAAATTGGCAATCGCTAGAAAACGATGAAGCTCCAAACAAGAAGccttttattttactaaaagcAGAAGTTCTATACATTGCCAAACCCATGCTGCATTTGATGTCAAGTGCAGTTTTTGGGACCAAGAGTTGGAAGTCTTATTCTATAGCTTTGGTTTTGGATATAGTGAG caTTCGTTCATACTACGATAAAAGAGATTTACTGACAAAAGAACAGAAGTTGGAACTTTCACGTCGAACCTGTAATCTACTTACGTTCCTAGTACGGTCACCGTTCTATGAAGCGGTAAGCAAACGAAAAATCGAGGGTTTGGTGGATTTCTGTGGCAGAAAAATTCCATTTGCCAAGAATATCTGTGAACCACTCAAAGACTACATTCCACAAATGCAAGATACATATTTTTACACATGGTCAAcatag
- the LOC129944116 gene encoding calpain-D codes for MGTIASVLQWTCTNCNIINPTECLKCVKCGNIRKILSSSTTTTTTSSANHLHHHHPPKHPLSGKSGSPGSCNANDPAHAGGGATPSSSGECPQGGSCQNRAAITTDTENQQQHQQQQQIASPNTTLPGYVEISSHGNESRRVYKTLLRGCLRRPQRHHPNVPQVNCIICEDTRKYIKNSIELFHHFSNPSLNRRWICQDCELENNSVTWHCVTCDSVSYLAPIYKETLVYRKQQHQQQKHLQQQYQQKQLQPNNNQTTPTSTNANANAHKHQASFEDDLTDKNERKNKAKLLRRTRSLSMDSGSSCRNLLTKSCHICFVNNCKNIFNLPESKECKHPTITTTPTATVTATAITGGTTTTESSTSIRLPSIGLNNSGGSSGSSGGAAIIAEVHNRDRRVNYDERNNIRPGNLSMYSNRKTNKSLSNISDTVFGEQPIQHIHQYPRQSSFPDSQTSSFSSISNQHLCDICGVCNRTNENSNLTITTLSRSYSVNANRSSTNPTAHSTFPRNGVLIAVKDWSKNLNNDNNRPKITIGIGAPHHETRAVDSTIYETLLNSRAGTSSERGKHYHPIGHHIQHMYENSTIIRRARQNLEKIKLVSGSNNTSSSSSAGGTEVGEPTTEPIYAVVNKLNKNKNKARTNNQQLMDEVKQHTHMVTISEAHKQQQQQQHQNVDSLYASMSEFSSSPAARKLTNVNNISNTNCNINNNNNFACKLPSIEIMGNMKTTTSHNNSTAAGTASSAVAVSGATDSMNAALCGQSIESGACDRSDMNNENEEYSIYAKVWKGPKKPSESKISSSHLSTKSILTNSSNSNNGNNPITNPPRMWTCTKCSYAYNRIWVEQCDICESTRSQPSLTQPSLITVTKIGDTVAPSIESRKELKCSTKMGQSKSSHAFDEVPSIVEVPIATFEQDLEDDFQFITGDSSSHPGQEWTCKKCTLVNSHLSMACVVCGGSKLKSITSIEDMTLRKGEFWSCSQCTLKNSLNSNICIACKSVRTIPIISGQQTNFRPYTSTPANNSNSGHHHHQNNKTHTSLHNRHVLATLNTNNLGTVTPSSSSSTASPSLSSNNQTNALSPQQHTSGISSSSLVPPTPRTSRSPSPRHDRISSGAIPKRHSTGAVVTRPSSSSSSAVNVNRHSSSGSSASIKTWQCPACTYENSSASVVCDICSSPRGLANTLPTEPNITSGIIVDMNRQESKLMENLRQIEESEARNKWENIIQYCRENNELFVDDSFPPAPKSLYYNPATGGDGNPVVQWRRPHEINCDGGAFPPWAVFRTPLPSDICQGVLGNCWLLSALAVLAEREDLVKEVLVTKEICPQGAYQVRLCKDGKWTTVLVDDLLPCDKRGHLVYSQAKRKQLWVPLIEKAVAKIHGCYEALVSGRAIEGLATLTGAPCESIPLQPSSLPMPSEDELDKDLIWAQLLSSRCVKFLMGASCGGGNMKVDEDEYQRKGLRPRHAYSVLDVKDIHSHRLLKLRNPWGHYSWRGDWSDDSDVWTDELREILMPHGASEGVFWISFEDLLNYFDCIDICKVRSGWNEVRLQGTLQPLCSLSCVLLTVLEPTEAEFTLFQEGQRNSEKSQRSQLDLCVVIFRTRSPASPEVGRLVEHSKRQVRGFVGCHKMLERDMYLLVCLAFNHWHTGIEDPQQYPQCVLAIHSSKRLLVEQINPPSHLLADAIISLTLTKGQRHEGREGMTAYYLTKGWAGLVVMVENRHENKWIHVKCDCQESYNVVSTRGELKTVDSVPPLQRQVIIVLTQLEGSGGFSIAHRLTHRLANSRGLHDWGPPGATHCPPIENVHGLHAPRLIT; via the exons ATGGGTACAATTGCTTCGGTGCTACAATGGACATGTACAAATTGTAACATAATCAATCCTACTGAGtgtttgaaatgtgtaaaatgcGGTAATATCCGAAAAATTCTCTCATCatcaacgacaacgacgacaacatCGTCGGCGAATCATCTTCATCACCATCATCCACCGAAACATCCATTGTCTGGGAAGTCTGGGTCGCCTGGATCATGCAATGCAAATGATCCTGCTCATGCTGGTGGCGGAGCAACCCCCTCTTCAAGTGGTGAATGCCCCCAAGGAGGCTCTTGTCAAAACCGTGCTGCCATTACCACCGACACCGAAAACCAACAGCAgcaccagcaacaacaacaaattgccTCCCCCAACACCACCCTACCGGGATATGTTGAAATCAGTTCTCATGG AAACGAGTCTCGGCGTGTTTACAAAACCCTTTTGCGTGGTTGTCTAAGGAGGCCACAGCGACATCATCCAAATGTACCCCAAGTCAATTGCATTATCTGCGAAGATACACGAAAgtatataaaaaattcaatCGAGCTTTTCCATCATTTTTCGAATCCAAGTTTAAATCGTCGCTGGATCTGCCAGGATTGTGAATTGGAAAATAATTCGGTGACATGGCATTGTGTAACATGTGATAGCGTAAGCTACTTAGCACCAATTTACAAGGAAACCCTAGTCTATCggaaacaacaacatcaacagcaaaaacatttgcaacagcaatatcaacaaaaacagCTACAACCAAACAATAACCAAACAACTCCCACTTCAacaaatgcaaatgcaaatgcACATAAACATCAAGCCTCATTCGAGGATGATTTAACggataaaaatgaaagaaaaaacaaagcaaaactgCTAAGACGTACCCGTAGTCTGAGTATGGACTCTGGATCGTCGTGTCGAAACTTATTAACAAAAAGCTGCCATATTTGTTTCGTTAATAAttgcaaaaacatatttaatctACCCGAATCCAAGGAATGCAAACATCCCACTATAACAACAACTCCAACAGCAACAGTAACAGCAACAGCAATCACTGgaggaacaacaacaacagaatcaTCAACTAGTATTCGTTTACCATCGATCGGATTGAATAATTCTGGCGGCAGTAGTGGAAGTAGTGGAGGAGCGGCGATAATAGCAGAAGTACACAATCGAGATCGACGGGTCAACTATGATGAAAGAAACAACATTCGACCGGGTAACCTGTCAATGTATAGCAatcgaaaaacaaataaatctttgAGCAACATTTCTGATACAGTATTCG gCGAACAACCAATACAACACATTCATCAATATCCCCGTCAGTCATCATTTCCTGACTCGCAAACTAGTTCTTTCAGTAGCATTTCCAATCAGCATCTATGTGATATTTGCGGTGTATGTAATCGCACCAATGAAAATAGTAATTTGACAATAACAACATTGTCTAGATCGTATAGCGTCAATGCGAATCGTTCTTCGACTAACCCAACGGCACACTCAACATTTCCACGCAACGGTGTACTAATTGCCGTCAAAGATTGGTCGAAGAATTTGAACAACGACAATAATCGACCAAAGATAACCATTGGAATTGGGGCTCCACACCACGAAACCAGGGCCGTTGATAGTACCATTTATGAGACTTTGCTAAATAGTCGCGCTGGCACCAGTTCGGAACGTGGGAAGCATTATCATCCCATAGGTCATCATATTCAGCACATGTATGAAAACAGCACAATAATTCGTCGTGCTAGgcaaaacttggaaaaaatcaaattagtaAGTGGCAGCAATaacacatcatcatcatcatcagctggTGGCACAGAGGTTGGTGAACCAACTACCGAACCGATTTATGCTGTGGTCAATAAATTGAATAAGAACAAGAACAAAGCAAGAACTAACAACCAACAACTAATGGATGAAGTTAAACAACATACTCACATGGTGACAATATCTGAAGCgcataaacaacaacaacaacagcaacatcaaaACGTAGATTCATTATATGCATCTATGAGTGAGTTTAGCAGTTCGCCAGCAGCTAGAAAGCTAACCAATGTAAACAATATCAGCAATACGAACTGtaatatcaataataataataattttgcatGTAAACTCCCCTCAATTGAGATAATGGGAAATATGAAAACGACAACAAGTCATAATAATTCAACTGCTGCTGGGACAGCATCGTCTGCAGTAGCTGTATCAGGGGCAACAGATTCAATGAATGCTGCTTTATGTGGACAATCGATAGAATCGGGAGCCTGTGATAGATCCGATATGAATAACGAAAACGAAGAATATTCCATCTACGCCAAGGTTTGGAAGGGTCCGAAAAAACCGAGTGAATCTAAAAT ttcttcatcgcatTTGTCGACTAAAAGTATTCTTACGAATTCTTCAAACTCTAACAACGGTAATAATCCAATAAcgaatcctccaagaatgtggACATGCACAAAATGCTCATACGCTTATAATCGTATTTGGGTAGAACAATGTGATATATGTGAGTCAACAAGGAGTCAACCTTCGTTGACACAACCAAGTTTGATAACTGTAACGAAAATAGGCGATACAGTTGCTCCATCGATAg AATCACGAAAGGAACTTAAATGCAGTACGAAAATGGGACAGTCCAAATCGTCTCATGCATTCGATGAGGTACCATCTATTGTTGAAGTTCCAATTGCAACATTTGAACAGGATCTAGAAGacgattttcaatttataacag GTGATTCATCTTCGCATCCAGGCCAAGAATGGACATGTAAAAAGTGCACACTCGTTAATTCACATTTATCAATGGCATGCGTTGTATGCGGTGGATCAAAACTTAAAAGCATCACATCTATTGAAGACATGACCTTGAGAAAAGGCGAATTTTGGTCTTGCAGCCAGTGTACTTTGAagaattctttaaattcaaacataTGCATTGCTTGCAAATCAGTTCGAACCATACCCATAATATCCGGACAACAAACTAATTTTCGACCATATACATCAACACCAGCTAACAATAGTAACagtggccatcatcatcatcaaaataataaaacacacacaTCACTACATAATCGACATGTGTTGGCAACTTTAAATACCAATAACTTAGGGACTGTcacaccgtcgtcgtcgtcgtcaactGCATCACCTTCTTTAAGTAGTAATAATCAAACGAATGCATTGTCGCCACAACAACATACTTCAGGGATCTCTTCCTCGAGTCTTGTTCCACCGACACCTAGAACATCGAGAAGCCCATCACCTAGACACGATAGGATTTCATCAGGAGCAATACCAAAG cGTCATAGTACTGGGGCGGTTGTAACAAGACCATCTTCCTCATCATCATCTGCAGTTAATGTTAATCGTCATAGCAGTAGCGGTTCCTCGGCATCAATTAAAACATGGCAGTGCCCAGCGTGTACGTATGAAAACTCCTCAGCTAGCGTTGTCTGTGACATATGCTCAAGTCCACGTGGGCTCGCGAATACACTTCCAACAGAACCAAATATCACAAGTGGCATCATAGTGGACATGAATCGCCAAGAGAGTAAATTAATGGAAAACTTGCGCCAGATCGAAGAAAGCGAAGCTCGCAACAAATGGGAAAATATTATTCAGTATTGCAGAGAGAACAATGAGCTCTTCGTTGATGATTCATTTCCACCAGCCCCGAAGAGTCTCTATTACAATCCGGCTACTGGGGGGGATGGAAACCCGGTTGTTCAATGGCGCCGGCCGCATGAAATAAATTGTGATGGCGGAGCGTTTCCCCCGTGGGCTGTATTTCGAACTCCACTGCCATCGGATATATGCCAAGGAGTTCTGGGAAACTGCTGGCTTCTTAGCGCTTTGGCTGTTCTCGCTGAGCGTGAAGACCTAGTCAAGGAGGTTCTGGTGACCAAAGAAATTTGCCCCCAAGGTGCTTATCAAGTGCGGCTGTGTAAGGACGGAAAATGGACGACGGTGTTGGTGGATGATTTGTTGCCATGTGATAAAAGGGGTCATCTAGTGTATTCCCAGGCAAAGAGAAAACAGCTTTGGGTACCCCTGATCGAGAAGGCAGTCGCAAAAATTCATGGATGCTATGAAGCTCTGGTATCTGGGCGAGCTATTGAAGGTTTGGCAACATTAACAGGTGCTCCTTGCGAAAGTATTCCCTTGCAACCGAGCTCCCTTCCAATGCCAAGTGAAGATGAACTTGATAAGGATCTTATCTGGGCGCAATTACTGAGCTCAAGATGTGTAAAGTTCCTGATGGGAGCAAGCTGTGGTGGTGGCAATATGAAAGTAGACGAAGATGAGTACCAGAGAAAGGGCCTGCGACCGAGACATGCTTATTCGGTGCTTGACGTAAAGGACATTCATAGTCATCGGTTATTAAAACTTAGAAATCCGTGGGGACATTATTCTTGGCGAGGTGATTGGTCAGATGACTCCGATGTTTGGACTGACGAGTTAAGGGAGATTCTAATGCCCCATGGTGCATCGGAGGGTGTATTTTGGATATCATTTGAGGATCTTCTCAATTACTTTGATTGCATTGACATTTGTAAAGTTAGATCAGGTTGGAACGAAGTGCGACTGCAA gGAACTCTTCAACCATTGTGTTCATTGTCATGTGTTCTGCTGACAGTACTAGAACCAACTGAAGCCGAATTTACACTCTTCCAAGAAGGACAACGAAACTCGGAAAAGTCCCAACGATCACAACTAGATTTGTGTGTAGTGATTTTCCGAACTCGTTCACCAGCTAGTCCAGAAGTTGGTAGATTGGTGGAGCACAGTAAACGGCAG GTCCGTGGTTTCGTTGGCTGCCATAAAATGTTAGAACGTGATATGTATTTACTAGTTTGCTTGGCATTTAATCATTGGCACACTGGCATCGAAGATCCTCAACAATATCCTCAATGTGTGCTAGCAATTCATAGCTCTAAGCGTCTTCTGGTCGAACAAATAAATCCGCCATCACATCTTCTAGCTGATGCCATAATTAGTCTGACACTTACTAAAGGACAACGACATGAGGGCCGCGAGGGAATGACAGCGTATTACTTGACGAAG GGCTGGGCTGGTCTGGTTGTGATGGTTGAAAATCGGCACGAAAATAAATGGATTCACGTGAAATGTGATTGTCAGGAAAGCTACAACGTCGTTTCAACGAGAGGAGAATTGAAGACTGTCGACTCCGTGCCTCCATTGCAAAG gcaagtGATAATAGTCCTGACCCAACTAGAAGGAAGTGGGGGTTTTAGTATTGCCCACCGGCTGACGCATCGTTTAGCAAATTCACGTGGTCTCCACGATTGGGGTCCACCGGGTGCTACACATTGCCCCCCTATAGAGAATGTACATGGTTTGCATGCGCCTCGTTTAATAACGTGA
- the LOC129946256 gene encoding structural maintenance of chromosomes protein 3 — MHIKQIIIQGFKSYKDQTVVEPFDKRHNVVVGRNGSGKSNFFYAIQFVLSDEFTHLRPEQRQALLHEGTGARVISAYVEIIFDNSDNRVPIDKDEIYLRRVIGAKKDQYFLNKKVVPRTEVVNLLESAGFSNSNPYYIVKQGKINQMATAADSYRLKLLREVAGTRVYDERKEESLNILGDAVGKVEKITEYLKTIEDRLQTLEEEKEELKEYQKWDKARRTLEYIIHETELKETRRALEELQEQRKTSGDKQKQYNQEIQKAQEKIKSIQKSLKDAKKDVSTTKDDRSVLLTEQQQLLREKTKLDLTIVDLNDEVQGDNKSKERADQELKRLKITIAEKEKELEEVKPKYESMKRKEEECARELALKEQKRKELYAKQGRGSQFASRSERDKWIQTELKSLNKQIKDKINHNTKLLDDLKRDANAEKELGKKIEEQTSEVEQLRLQIDEHNKQYYELKKTKDTYQATRNELWRKETQMTQQLQTHKEELSKSDQALRSMAGKPILNGRDSVRKVLDSFLERGGQFPDTARAYYGPVIENFSCDKTIYTAVEVTAGNRLFHHIVESDRVGTQILKEMNKLKLPGEVTFMPLNRLQVKVHDYPDDPDSIPMISKLKYDEQYDKALRYIFGKTLICRNLERATELAKSTGLDCVTLDGDQVSSKGSLTGGYFNTSRSRLEMQKKRTEYSETIKTFEEELASLRNELKQTEASINRVVTEMQRTETKQGKAKDVFEKVQGDIRLMKEELLRIEKYRAPKERSAAQCRASLEAMNNTKAGLESEIQQELMSTLSAQDQREVDQLNDDIRRLNQENKEAFTQRMQLEVIKNKLDNLLTNNLFRRRDELIQALQEISVEDRKRKLNNCKNELVSTEKRIKKVNQDLEEMEKKVQEAVKSQKTLQKDLEVWTQKEKEAQDKIGEDSKKMEKWAAKENLLHQKIDECTEKIASLGALPQVDPAYQRMSLKNLFKELERANQHLKKYNHVNKKALDQFLSFSEQKEKLYKRKEELDIGDQKIRELMQSLEMEKVEAIQFTFKQVAQNFTKVFKKLVPQGAGYLLLKTKDNDGEDAEQEVANSDAFTGIGIRVSFTGIDAEMREMNQLSGGQKSLVALALIFAIQKCDPAPFYLFDEIDQALDAQHRKAVADMIHELSDKAQFITTTFRPELLENAHKFYGVRFRNKVSHIDCVTREQAKDFVEDDNTHA, encoded by the exons ATGCATATAAAACAG ataATTATTCAAGGATTTAAATCCTATAAAGATCAAACTGTGGTCGAGCCATTCGATAAAAGACACAATGTAGTCGTTGGACGAAATGGATCCGGAAAAAGTAACTTTTTCTAtg CGattcaatttgttttgagtGATGAATTCACACATTTACGTCCGGAACAACGTCAAGCACTTTTACATGAAGGTACAGGAGCTAGGGTTATTTCAGCTTATgtggaaataatttttgataactCTGATAACCGTGTTCCC ATCGATAAAGATGAAATCTACCTACGTCGTGTTATCGGAGCTAAAAAAGATCAATATTTCCTCAACAAAAAAGTTGTCCCACGTACCGAAGTTGTCAATCTACTCGAATCGGCGGGTTTCTCCAATTCCAATCCATACTATATTGTTAAACAAGGCAAGATCAATCAAATGGCCACAGCAGCCGATTCATATCGTTTGAAATTACTCCGAGAAGTGGCTGGAACAAGAGTCTATGATGAACGCAAAGAGGAATCTCTCAATATTCTTGGCGATGCTGTGGGAAAGGTTGAAAAAATTACCGAATATCTTAAGACAATTGAAGATCGCTTACAAACACTCGAAGAGGAAAAAGAGGAACTCAAAGAATATCAGAAATGGGATAAGGCCCGTCGTACATTGGAATACATTATACACGAAACCGAACTCAAAGAGACCCGACGAGCCTTGGAAGAGTTGCAAGAACAGCGTAAGACATCTGGTGACAAACAAAAGCAGTACAATCAAGAAATTCAAAAGGCACAGGAAAAAATCAAGAGTATCCAAAAATCACTGAAGGACGCAAAGAAAGATGTCTCAACGACCAAAGATGATCGTTCGGTATTGCTGACTGAGCAACAGCAACTTTTAagggaaaaaacaaaacttgatttGACTATAGTTGATTTGAATGACGAAGTCCAAGGTGATAATAAGTCCAAGGAGAGAGCGGACCAAGAACTTAAACGACTCAAGATAACCATAGCAGAGAAGGAGAAGGAACTGGAGGAGGTTAAGCCCAAGTATGAGTCGATGAAGCGTAAAGAGGAGGAATGTGCCCGGGAGTTGGCTCTCAAAGAGCAGAAACGTAAAGAGTTGTATGCAAAGCAGGGACGCGGTTCACAGTTTGCCTCGCGCAGCGAGAGAGACAAATGGATTCAGACCGAATTGAAGTCTCTGAATAAGCAAATAAAGGACAAAATCAATCATAACACCAAGCTGCTGGACGATCTGAAGCGTGATGCTAATGCAGAAAAAGAATTGGGTAAGAAAATAGAAGAGCAAACGAGTGAAGTGGAGCAGCTGCGCCTGCAGATCGATGAGCACAACAAGCAGTACTATGAGCTGAAAAAGACCAAGGACACGTATCAGGCAACCAGGAATGAGCTCTGGCGCAAGGAGACTCAAATGACGCAGCAGCTTCAAACACACAAAGAAGAACTTTCCAAGTCGGATCAAGCGTTGCGCAGCATGGCTGGAAAGCCGATTTTAAATGGCAGGGATTCGGTGCGTAAAGTTTTGGATAGCTTCTTGGAACGGGGAGGTCAGTTTCCTGACACGGCCAGGGCTTACTATGGGCCTGTGATTGAGAATTTCAGTTGCGATAAGACAATCTACACTGCAGTGGAAGTAACGGCGGGAAATCGTCTTTTTCATCACATCGTTGAGTCCGATCGGGTTGGTACGCAGATTCTTAAAGAAATGAACAAGTTGAAGCTTCCTGGAGAAGTTACATTCATGCCACTCAATCGACTACAAGTAAAAGTTCATGACTACCCAGACGACCCGGATTCGATTCCGATGATTTCGAAACTTAAATACGATGAACAATATGACAAAGCATTGCGCTACATCTTCGGAAAGACACTCATCTGTCGTAATTTGGAACGCGCCACCGAACTGGCTAAGAGCACCGGACTGGATTGTGTTACCCTAGACGGAGATCAGGTGTCTTCCAAGGGTTCACTTACCGGTGGCTACTTTAATACTTCCCGTTCACGCTTGGAAATGCAGAAAAAACGCACCGAATACTCGGAAACAATCAAGACTTTCGAGGAAGAACTAGCTTCGCTGCGCAATGAGCTGAAACAAACAGAAGCCAGCATTAACCGTGTTGTAACTGAGATGCAAAGGACCGAAACAAAACAAGGCAAAGCAAAGGATGTTTTCGAAAAAGTCCAGGGTGATATTCGCCTAATGAAAGAGGAACTGTTGCGTATCGAAAAGTATAGAGCCCCTAAAGAACGTTCTGCCGCACAATGTAGAGCCAGTTTGGAGGCTATGAACAACACCAAAGCTGGTCTTGAATCTGAGATACAGCAAGAACTTATGTCGACTCTATCGGCACAAGATCAGCGCGAGGTTGATCAATTAAATGACGATATTCGACGTTTGAATCAAGAGAACAAAGAGGCATTTACCCAGCGTATGCAATTAGAAGTTATCAAGAATAAATTGGACAACTTGTTGACGAATAATTTGTTTAGGAGACGAGACGAGTTGATACAAGCTCTGCAAGAGATATCAGTGGAGGATCGAAAGAGGAAGTTAAACAATTGCAAGAATGAACTAGTTTCCACTGAAAAAAGGATCAAGAAGGTCAACCAAGATTTGGAGGAAATGGAAAAGAA AGTACAAGAAGCTGTTAAATCTCAGAAAACACTACAAAAGGACTTGGAAGTATGGACACAAAAGGAAAAGGAAGCACAAGACAAAATCGGCGAGGATTCGAAAAAAATGGAGAAATGGGCAGCCAAAGAGAATTTGCTACATCAGAAGATTGACGAATGCACTGAAAAAATTGCCAGCTTGGGAGCTCTGCCACAAGTTGATCCAGCTTATCAGCGaatgtctttaaaaaatctCTTCAAAGAACTAGAACGAGCAAATCagcatttgaaaaaatacaaccATGTTAACAAGAAAGCCTTGGATCAGTTCTTGAGTTTTtccgaacaaaaagaaaaactttataagCGCAAAGAGGAGCTTGATATTGGCGATCAAAAAATTCGCGAACTAATGCAATCGTTGGAGATGGAAAAAGTGGAAGCTATTCAATTTACATTCAAACAAGTGGCACAGAATTtcacaaaagttttcaaaaaactcgTCCCACAAGGTGCGGGTTatttactgttgaaaacaaaagacaACGATGGCGAAGATGCTGAACAGGAAGTTGCTAATTCGGATGCATTTACTGGAATCGGTATTCGGGTGTCGTTTACCGGAATTGACGCTGAAATGAGGGAAATGAATCAATTATCTGGTGGTCAAAAGTCTTTGGTTGCTTTGGCTCTTATATTTGCAATTCAAAAATGTGATCCTGCTCCATTTTATTTGTTCGATGAAATTGATCAG GCTCTCGATGCACAACACAGGAAGGCAGTGGCTGATATGATCCATGAATTGAGCGATAAAGCTCAGTTTATTACGACAACTTTTCGACCCGAATTGTTGGAAAACGCACACAAGTTCTATGGTGTTCGCTTTAGAAACAAGGTCAGCCACATCGATTGCGTAACAAGGGAACAGGCAAAGGACTTTGTCGAAGATGACAATACACATgcataa
- the LOC129944117 gene encoding zinc finger protein 593 homolog, producing the protein MGMVSKRKKMHYGDTHLQRRWRVRNRKRDLDLIDKDIQTGGEKLINQEVDLEKPGFAQFYCVHCAKYFTDDHAMQAHFRTKVHKRRLKALEVEPYSIEEAERAAGQGSYVKPKTRSVTTQPSKEEVKAGKRLTLEEKPETPAKKRKVEKMQEE; encoded by the exons ATGGGAATGGTATCTAAGAGAAAAAAGATGCATTATGGGGATACCCATTTGCAGAGGAGATGGCGAGTGCGAAATCGTAAAAGGGACCTTGATCTG ATTGATAAAGACATACAGACAGGAGGCGAAAAACTGATTAATCAAGAAGTAGATCTGGAAAAACCGGGGTTTGCTCAATTTTATTGCGTCCATTGTGCCAAGTACTTTACTGATGACCATGCTATGCAAGCGCACTTCAGAACAAAg gTCCATAAACGTCGCCTAAAAGCTTTAGAAGTTGAACCATATTCAATCGAAGAAGCTGAACGTGCTGCTGGTCAAGGTAGCTACGTTAAACCTAAAACTCGTTCCGTTACAACTCAACCATCTAAGGAAGAAGTCAAGGCTGGCAAAAGATTAACATTAGAAGAGAAACCAGAAACACCGGCAAAAAAGCGAAAGGTTGAAAAAATGCAAGAAGAATAA